A segment of the Paramisgurnus dabryanus chromosome 5, PD_genome_1.1, whole genome shotgun sequence genome:
CATTTTAAAGAGCAAAAATCAACTGGATACAAATGATCAATAAACGTGACAGGAAATACCTTTTGTTTTTATTGCCACTAATACGTGTATATTAGTTCATATGTATCACTTTTGATAGTTGATCAGCTGCCTGCAAGATTAATATCCAAAATTGGATATTTTGTGATTCACAACAAGCTTTGTTGCTAAAAAAAACTGGTTGAAAAACATTCTGTTGCTTTTTAATTTACAACAAATGTGATGAACAAAACACTGAGTTAGTTATATGATTTCCTCTCAGAtgtttttatccattttaagtttttatgaagacatatatttcacatttttatataGAGAGTCAAGGTGTTACACATAATTTATATACAGAAAATCAAGAAAGCAGAGTTGaaaacattagttttttttaaaaaacatttggaCATTAGACTGTCATATCTgcaattcatttttttatttttaaattttttttgcaaaatgttAATGTAGTTAATTATGTATCATTGTTTTTGGGCacctaaaatacttttttaaactattgtttgtttgtataaTGATGTTTTTGTGACATTCCATGAACAATCCATGGCTCAGCCCCTGTTTTTAATATAAGTGATATAGGTTCAAAAAGTTCCAGAataacaaaaatgcaaaatttcaaagcaataaaagtaaaaaaagaagTCCTTACAATTTTAAGAACACATATCCTTGCGTTTCATTTTTCAAACCATAAatactttatatattttaaacagtttcaCACAAAGTGACAGTACAGATGGTGAAATACATTCAAGTATAAGTCACTAAACAAAATGagttgttatttaaaaaaaaaaatattttcacttgacaaaaaattatattccGTTTAAGTTATCTTTAATGAATTGCAGATTTTGAGTATAAGTACTGAATAACTTATTTGTAACTTTAGCTCTTAAGATTTCTGttgcatttaatttattttgtatagtTTATGTATATGCTATatgaatgaaaataaaataatattaaaagtaTGTATAGACACTTATTTTTaatatcttttaaataataatataagatGTATGAGAGTTCACACAGGGTCACAATATGTACTTGTACATTTGTCAACTACCCAAATAATCATAGATTTACACGTGGTTGGGTGTGTATACCACACCATAAATACCATAGTCTGGTGCAAAGTACCTATTTGCAAGTGACTTTGATCAGGTGTGCCGGAGGAGTGCAGGAGCTAAAACATGAAGGCCTTAATATTTGTGTGTTTCATCTTATTTGTTACTAATAAGGTGACTGGACAGACATTAGAACGTAAGTTTGTGTGATGTTGATGACAACACTTACTATTGAGTTTCTGATCAATTGATTTAATCATTAAACATCAACTATATGTGTTGATCAATACTTTAAGCTCTTACTGTAGTTTGTGTTTTCTTCAGCTGTGTGTTCTAATGTACCTGACTTTGGCCAATGTTTGAGCGCTTGGACCTGTAATCTAGACGTTAGTAAATGTGCCTGTTTTGAAGGAGAACCATATTGTCGGTAATTAGACTTTTTTTGTCTTGGGTATGTCCACAGCTCCATCAAtcaaatgtttataaaaatgttaaatttatAAAACTATTGTGTAAATGGTAAAATTGATAACTATTCACGAATAGTTGtttaaattgatttattttatttttaatatatttaaaaagaaaaatctgaaTTCTTCCTAATGCCCTGTTGAGTCAGCTTAAGTACTCTTAAGAATCGTATTTACAATGTAGTTTAAAGCTTGTTTTTAATTACAGTTTAtctctgcactgtaaaaaatccattaaaaaaaactctaaAATTCCGGCACCCATAAAATAACGggcacaaaaaaatacagaaatttTCTGTGATACAAAACCTTCAGTTTTTTTCTATAATTTAACATTAGGTGCAATAACCGAAAAGGTGAGTTTTACATTGATGAAGACTGTTCCCAGAGATGGACAATTGTGACCTTTGCCTTGGTGGCATCTCTGCCTGGTGTCACGCTTGCTGTGCTTGTGGGGACTATTGTTTTCTTGATCATGCTGCCATCAAAAACAAAGAACAACAAAGAGTGaggattatgttttttttattgtagttaaatgcatttttattgtgATAATGTCTATTTACATAGGCGTGTGAGCAAGATTCTTTATCTCACAATTTATGagagaaagtaaaataaatgattataaATTTTACAGTTTAAAATGCACTAAAGTCATTGTGTGTTATAACCATTTTGTAACCCGCTGTCTTTCTTTGTCCACATGGACGTGTTTAGAAATAAAGTCAACACAGTTTCACCCAAAGAGGAGGATTTATTTCCTGGAATTACATTCGCATCTGATCTGAATGTAAGTCAACatgtaaatgtgttttgtgtgtgaaaataattattaatatcaATGAAACGCTGCCATGCTTATAAGCACAAACATGAATCTGAACAAAGCATCACTTGACAAACCATAGCATGACATGAAGTAGCCATAAAAATCACTGTGTCTTTATTTAGAAACaaagaaacacattttttttaatgcattaatGTGAAGTTGGATTAGTCTGTAACGAATGATGCCATCATTTTATTTCTGACTTTTAATCTTGCTTCCAAAGACTCGACCTGCCCCTAACAATGTTCCCATGCAAACCATGCCCAACCGTGGCAGCAGGTGAGCGTTTGATTTTTTGGAAAGCAcataagatacaaacagaaaatacaggaaatatgtacaaaaaaatttattttcaagaCTAAATGTCATCTTTAGGCATCATTGTGTTTAGTGttacctctcttggcactaaacacatcttgagcgtttttgagcagaatgaagtaaaaagactcatttaagttaaaaattaggatttaattttatttaggtttaaagagatcctgcagtttcctgttattgctcaagtggaagggg
Coding sequences within it:
- the LOC135748718 gene encoding uncharacterized protein isoform X2, whose product is MKALIFVCFILFVTNKVTGQTLEPVCSNVPDFGQCLSAWTCNLDVSKCACFEGEPYCRCNNRKGEFYIDEDCSQRWTIVTFALVASLPGVTLAVLVGTIVFLIMLPSKTKNNKENKVNTVSPKEEDLFPGITFASDLNTRPAPNNVPMQTMPNRGSSMSIGMRDPPIEAPAQPYSSSNSLQYPNRTTDGRPHGPYNISGGTRDPPIGGPAKPFSYIAGLGETVNNPYARDYSPSQNPYENRGPSPVHRNDYRQAAPSYQYEDVIPDYSFDRGNSRGGFPRPQVNLKY
- the LOC135748718 gene encoding uncharacterized protein isoform X1, which encodes MKALIFVCFILFVTNKVTGQTLEPVCSNVPDFGQCLSAWTCNLDVSKCACFEGEPYCRCNNRKGEFYIDEDCSQRWTIVTFALVASLPGVTLAVLVGTIVFLIMLPSKTKNNKENKVNTVSPKEEDLFPGITFASDLNTRPAPNNVPMQTMPNRGSSMSIGMRDPPIEAPAQPYSSSNSLQYPNRTTDGRPHGPYNISGGTRDPPIGGPAKPFSYIAGLGETVNNPYARDYSPSQNPYENRGPSPVHRNDYRQAAPSYQYEDVVCNTFVPKISISKCSSFYPEVFMEQYNTVLLMFSTESYGR